Proteins from one candidate division KSB1 bacterium genomic window:
- the recO gene encoding DNA repair protein RecO, with protein MALCKTEALILHSRKQGETSKILSMYTREFGKLSLMAKGSRGIRSKHSGALETFNHVSMVFYHKQTRGLQYLSQVSLLSRFPSLLNELGKLSLASIPCEIVTRAEDTGHPNPELYDLLLHTLQAVDQAQTGHKQIIRAFKLKFLALSGFAPDFKCMECGTTELDAVNTLSIKEGGYTCSACPAPDGPLYPMNRHALELLRWFAEIPIEQTAQAACSKHTAEHLDTFLHDILCYHIDALCQLKSEIYIKQLLNGLKKES; from the coding sequence ATGGCGCTATGTAAAACAGAGGCTCTCATTCTGCACAGCCGCAAACAGGGTGAAACCAGTAAAATTTTGTCCATGTACACGCGAGAGTTCGGAAAATTATCCCTGATGGCCAAAGGATCACGCGGTATTCGTTCCAAACATTCGGGTGCGCTGGAAACATTCAACCATGTTTCCATGGTGTTTTATCACAAACAGACCCGCGGTCTGCAGTACCTCAGCCAGGTCAGCCTGTTGTCCCGGTTCCCATCGCTGCTGAACGAACTCGGGAAACTATCCCTGGCGTCCATTCCCTGCGAAATCGTGACACGGGCCGAGGATACCGGACATCCGAATCCGGAATTGTACGATCTGCTGCTGCATACTCTGCAGGCTGTCGACCAGGCGCAGACCGGCCACAAACAGATTATACGCGCGTTCAAACTCAAGTTTTTAGCATTATCCGGATTTGCTCCGGATTTCAAGTGCATGGAATGCGGTACAACGGAACTGGACGCGGTGAACACGCTATCCATCAAAGAAGGCGGCTATACCTGTTCCGCTTGTCCGGCGCCGGACGGACCGCTCTACCCGATGAACCGGCATGCTCTGGAATTGCTGCGCTGGTTTGCAGAGATTCCGATTGAACAGACTGCACAGGCTGCCTGCTCAAAGCACACCGCGGAACATCTGGATACATTTCTGCACGATATTTTATGTTATCACATTGATGCACTGTGTCAGTTAAAATCCGAGATCTATATCAAACAACTTTTAAACGGTTTAAAAAAAGAATCCTGA
- the mgtE gene encoding magnesium transporter: MTDMLELREIIENLSYLIDAGEDSKIKSIIIDSHPADLADILSEINEDKRGYLFNLLPTQTAAYVLMELDEVTREHLLPEIDSGHLVKIIHEMDSDDSADLISEMDETTAKNILSRIEPHDRIEVQKLLRHKEDSAGGIMALEFIAVYEDQTVDDAIQEIRQRAQEVEHVFHVYAVDRGGRLVGVVPIKQLFLRNPARLIRDIMKHDVISVTVDMDQESVANIVSKYDLLAVPVVDKHNRLVGRITIDDIVDVLQDEANEDIQRMAGISDEEILQETSPLRISRNRLPWLIIAFFGQICAALILSRFEVTIAEIAALTFFIPVIMAMGGNVGIQSSTIIVRGLALDEGLASNIWSMFYRELRVALLNGVLLGLLLFSFIWLWRGEPLFGLVVGLAMIFVIINSAIFGSIIPFVLTRFNLDPAIATGPFITTTNDILGLFIYLTMATAYLNYIS, from the coding sequence ATGACTGACATGCTTGAACTCAGAGAAATTATTGAAAACCTCTCCTACCTCATCGATGCAGGTGAAGATTCCAAGATCAAGAGCATCATCATCGACAGCCATCCTGCCGACCTGGCGGATATTCTATCAGAAATTAATGAAGACAAACGCGGCTATCTGTTCAATCTGCTTCCGACGCAAACCGCTGCTTATGTGCTCATGGAACTCGACGAAGTGACGCGTGAGCATCTGCTGCCGGAAATTGACTCGGGACATCTGGTCAAAATCATTCACGAAATGGACTCGGATGATTCCGCTGATCTTATTTCTGAAATGGACGAGACCACAGCAAAAAACATCCTGTCGCGTATTGAGCCGCACGACCGTATCGAAGTTCAGAAACTGCTTCGCCACAAAGAGGACTCGGCCGGTGGAATTATGGCGCTGGAGTTCATTGCGGTGTATGAAGATCAGACCGTGGATGACGCCATTCAGGAAATTCGTCAGCGCGCCCAGGAAGTGGAACATGTGTTTCATGTGTACGCGGTTGACCGGGGCGGACGCCTGGTCGGTGTGGTGCCCATCAAGCAGCTGTTTTTGCGCAATCCCGCCCGGCTCATTCGCGACATTATGAAGCATGATGTTATTTCGGTTACAGTGGACATGGATCAGGAAAGCGTCGCCAATATCGTGAGCAAATATGATTTGCTGGCCGTGCCCGTGGTTGACAAACACAATAGGCTGGTCGGACGCATTACCATTGATGACATTGTCGATGTTCTCCAGGACGAGGCCAACGAAGACATCCAACGCATGGCCGGTATCAGCGACGAGGAGATTCTTCAGGAGACCTCCCCGCTGCGTATTTCCAGAAACCGGCTGCCCTGGCTGATCATCGCGTTTTTCGGACAGATTTGCGCCGCTCTGATTCTGAGCCGCTTTGAAGTGACCATCGCAGAAATCGCCGCGCTCACTTTTTTCATCCCGGTGATCATGGCCATGGGCGGCAATGTCGGCATTCAATCCAGTACCATTATCGTGCGCGGCCTGGCTCTGGACGAAGGTCTGGCCTCGAATATTTGGAGCATGTTTTACCGCGAACTGCGCGTTGCGTTGCTCAATGGTGTGCTGTTGGGTCTTTTGCTGTTTTCATTCATCTGGTTGTGGCGCGGCGAACCGCTTTTCGGTCTGGTGGTGGGCCTGGCAATGATCTTTGTCATTATCAATTCAGCGATTTTCGGTTCCATCATTCCGTTCGTACTGACTCGCTTTAACCTGGATCCCGCGATCGCCACCGGGCCTTTTATAACCACGACCAATGACATACTCGGGTTGTTTATTTATCTGACCATGGCCACAGCTTACCTGAATTATATAAGCTGA
- a CDS encoding FlgD immunoglobulin-like domain containing protein — MLIVNLPDGHPAATLSIYNTLGQRIKQFHIPANQQVFRAQWHGKDSNGLPVSSGTFWGRLSSNNTTVKLLYLK, encoded by the coding sequence ATGCTGATTGTGAATCTGCCGGACGGACATCCCGCAGCGACTCTAAGTATTTATAACACCCTGGGTCAACGGATCAAGCAGTTTCACATCCCGGCAAACCAGCAGGTGTTTCGCGCGCAATGGCATGGCAAAGATTCAAACGGACTGCCTGTCAGCTCGGGAACTTTTTGGGGGCGTTTGTCATCCAATAATACAACAGTTAAACTTTTATACTTGAAATAG
- the metW gene encoding methionine biosynthesis protein MetW codes for MKYKNKKYTRPDLEIISNLIPADSSVLDLGCGAGELLHDLIHSKNVKGQGIELDSDLVFKCVSRGVPVIHQDLDEALKEYSDRSFDYVILSQTLQQVNRPDHTLVEMLRVGRYGIVGLLNFGHWRVRHYLTLHGRMPKSKTLPYEWYNTPNIHLSTIRDFQMYCRQHQIRILKQINLVHRRVGALLPRLFPNSFANLSVFVVENETVK; via the coding sequence ATGAAATATAAAAACAAAAAATATACACGCCCGGATCTGGAAATCATTTCAAACCTGATTCCGGCAGACAGCAGCGTGCTCGACCTGGGATGCGGGGCCGGGGAACTGCTGCACGATCTGATCCATTCTAAAAATGTAAAAGGCCAGGGCATTGAACTGGACAGTGATCTGGTTTTCAAATGTGTGTCCCGCGGTGTGCCGGTCATCCATCAGGATCTCGATGAAGCGCTGAAAGAATACTCGGACCGTTCGTTTGATTATGTCATTCTCAGTCAAACACTGCAGCAGGTCAACCGTCCGGACCACACCCTGGTCGAGATGCTGCGGGTCGGACGTTATGGTATTGTGGGGCTGCTGAATTTCGGTCACTGGAGAGTGCGGCACTATCTGACGCTGCACGGCCGCATGCCCAAATCGAAAACACTGCCCTATGAATGGTACAATACACCGAATATCCATCTATCTACTATACGAGATTTTCAGATGTACTGTCGACAGCATCAGATCCGAATCCTGAAGCAAATTAATCTGGTACACCGGCGGGTCGGCGCTTTATTGCCCCGACTGTTCCCGAACAGTTTTGCCAACCTCTCTGTATTTGTTGTGGAAAATGAAACCGTGAAATAA
- a CDS encoding TatD family hydrolase, whose protein sequence is MTEPKLIDTHTHLYFDQFESDLDAVVGRAQGADVIAMLVVGIDYESSLQAVSTAEKYDFIFAAVGVHPHDAKDMTDEHFDAIRDLLNHPKVVAIGEIGLDYHYDYSPRDVQRRVFRRFLDLSQESKKPVIIHTREADEDILDVIQGRSRHNWSGVFHCFSGDVPMAEKAIELGFHISFTGNITFKRSRSIDVAAALPLNRLMVETDCPFMSPVPKRGRRNEPAFVQYVASRLAKAKNIPVEQVARITTQNAVSLFNLPLEMDS, encoded by the coding sequence ATGACTGAACCCAAATTAATTGATACACATACGCATTTATATTTTGATCAATTTGAATCCGATCTCGATGCCGTTGTCGGTCGCGCGCAGGGTGCGGATGTCATCGCCATGCTGGTTGTGGGCATCGACTATGAATCCTCGCTGCAGGCGGTCAGCACAGCTGAAAAATACGACTTTATTTTCGCGGCCGTGGGGGTTCATCCACATGATGCCAAAGATATGACGGACGAGCACTTTGACGCTATCCGCGATCTGCTAAATCATCCCAAAGTGGTGGCCATTGGTGAAATCGGCCTGGATTATCATTATGATTATTCACCGCGCGATGTGCAGCGGCGTGTGTTTCGGCGCTTCCTGGACCTGTCGCAGGAATCTAAAAAACCGGTTATCATACACACCCGGGAAGCAGATGAAGATATTCTGGACGTGATCCAGGGCCGTTCCAGACACAACTGGAGCGGTGTGTTTCACTGTTTTTCCGGAGATGTGCCCATGGCGGAAAAAGCGATTGAACTGGGATTCCATATCTCTTTTACAGGGAATATCACGTTCAAACGCTCGCGTTCTATAGACGTAGCAGCGGCGCTGCCGCTGAACCGGTTGATGGTGGAAACAGACTGTCCGTTTATGTCCCCGGTTCCCAAACGCGGCCGGCGCAATGAACCGGCATTTGTGCAATACGTGGCGTCCAGGCTGGCAAAAGCAAAGAATATACCTGTTGAACAGGTCGCCCGGATAACAACGCAAAACGCGGTTTCCCTGTTCAATCTTCCGCTCGAGATGGATTCATGA
- a CDS encoding phospholipase D-like domain-containing protein, with protein sequence MLQNKFSFSRLLTAVFLFAITFCAHSQIVSIADLHKNTSTGEPAGSYATGNVIVQGIVTCGTGVFSDTHLDIYIQDETGGINCFNYGSIPENVKLGDKVRLMGTIEHYNGLTELSDISELSVINSDNPVPDAKVMTCRDINNTFQADYSEPDESRLIRVKNVEISTLGNGLYQIKDSTGTSLLYRDADTGLDIPTGRYHVTGILKQYDTSSPYTDGYEICPRYPSDIIPATGPRFISQPAETDIGQTQVRFVWETLSASTAELKWGKTPDCAQGSTAGQTATRHDLTITSLDPGTLYYGQAFCSDSTGTSESGLFLFNTASAQASGTMHVYFTQSVDTTLALNTAACGDQDISTQLIERIDAAQYSIDMCMYSFTHTSVMSALLNAHARGVKLRCIVEAENWGNIHDRLELHGITVITDEFGNNDGDGYMHDKFFIFDHRDSTSRTDDWIWTGSANASYYGLDLAAENAIEINDDVLCRAYTREFNEMWGTRGDTPNADSSRFGSRKRDNTPHRFSIGGKWVELYMSPSDQSERHIINTIQSAEKSIDFCIFSFTSNGIENALRDRFLNVPGFTLRGVFERDNINHWGAAWPPMSGDGDYAWTQIPDIHLDGEERSLHHKYMLCDAAFPGHQPAVITGSHNWSISANTRNDENVLIIQDADIANQYYQEFIERYRQAGGSSPLTGVRENPGPRQNSVQNPALSQPL encoded by the coding sequence GTGCTACAAAACAAATTCTCTTTCTCCCGACTCTTGACTGCTGTATTTCTGTTTGCAATAACATTCTGCGCACACAGCCAGATTGTCTCCATTGCTGATTTGCACAAAAACACATCAACAGGCGAACCTGCCGGCTCTTATGCAACCGGTAACGTCATTGTGCAGGGCATTGTCACCTGCGGTACCGGCGTCTTTTCCGATACCCATCTTGATATTTACATACAAGACGAAACCGGCGGCATCAATTGTTTCAATTACGGTTCCATCCCCGAAAATGTAAAGCTTGGCGACAAGGTGCGTTTGATGGGAACGATCGAACACTACAACGGTCTGACCGAACTCAGTGACATCTCGGAACTGTCCGTGATCAACAGTGACAATCCGGTTCCGGATGCCAAGGTCATGACCTGTCGGGATATCAACAACACCTTTCAAGCGGATTACAGCGAACCTGATGAAAGCCGACTGATACGCGTGAAAAACGTCGAGATTTCGACTCTGGGCAACGGACTTTATCAGATTAAAGACAGCACCGGCACATCTCTGCTCTACCGGGACGCGGATACCGGGCTGGACATTCCCACCGGACGCTACCATGTAACCGGCATTCTCAAACAATACGACACGTCATCTCCGTATACCGACGGCTATGAAATTTGTCCCCGGTACCCCTCGGATATCATCCCGGCAACAGGACCGCGCTTTATCAGTCAGCCTGCGGAAACCGACATCGGACAAACTCAAGTGCGGTTTGTCTGGGAAACCCTCTCTGCTTCTACAGCTGAACTAAAATGGGGGAAAACACCCGATTGTGCTCAGGGTTCGACAGCCGGACAAACTGCCACCCGGCATGATCTGACTATCACAAGCCTGGACCCCGGCACGCTCTACTATGGACAGGCGTTCTGCAGCGACAGCACGGGAACCAGCGAGTCCGGGCTGTTTTTGTTCAACACCGCCTCGGCTCAGGCCAGCGGCACTATGCACGTTTATTTTACTCAATCTGTAGATACCACCCTTGCCCTGAATACAGCAGCATGCGGTGATCAGGATATTTCCACACAATTGATCGAGCGAATTGACGCGGCCCAATACAGCATTGACATGTGTATGTATTCATTTACCCATACCAGCGTCATGAGCGCATTGCTAAATGCGCACGCCCGGGGTGTCAAACTGCGATGCATTGTGGAAGCGGAAAACTGGGGTAATATCCACGACAGACTGGAATTGCACGGCATCACCGTCATCACGGATGAATTCGGAAACAACGACGGCGATGGATACATGCACGACAAATTTTTCATATTCGATCATCGCGACAGCACCAGCCGCACGGATGACTGGATATGGACGGGATCTGCCAATGCTTCCTATTACGGCCTGGACCTCGCTGCTGAAAATGCCATAGAGATCAATGACGATGTGCTGTGCCGGGCCTACACGCGTGAATTCAACGAAATGTGGGGAACTCGCGGTGATACACCGAACGCGGACAGCTCCAGATTCGGCAGCCGCAAACGGGACAATACACCGCACCGGTTCTCCATCGGCGGCAAATGGGTCGAATTGTATATGAGTCCATCAGACCAAAGCGAACGGCATATCATCAACACCATTCAATCAGCGGAAAAAAGCATCGATTTTTGTATATTTTCATTCACCAGCAACGGCATCGAGAATGCGCTGCGTGATCGTTTCCTGAATGTTCCCGGCTTTACACTGCGCGGCGTGTTTGAGCGGGACAATATCAACCACTGGGGGGCGGCCTGGCCGCCCATGTCCGGTGACGGCGATTATGCCTGGACGCAGATCCCGGATATTCATCTGGATGGTGAGGAACGTTCTCTGCATCACAAGTATATGCTCTGTGACGCGGCCTTTCCGGGCCATCAACCGGCTGTGATCACGGGTTCGCACAACTGGTCGATATCCGCCAATACCCGCAATGATGAAAATGTCCTTATCATCCAGGATGCAGATATTGCAAACCAGTATTATCAGGAATTTATCGAACGCTACCGCCAGGCCGGCGGCAGTTCTCCGTTGACAGGCGTACGGGAAAATCCCGGACCGCGGCAAAATAGCGTACAGAATCCGGCATTATCCCAACCCCTTTAA
- a CDS encoding phosphoketolase family protein: MSDQHPLGRDELQKMNAYWRAANYLSVGQIYLQDNPLLSAPLKPIHIKPRLLGHWGTTPGLNFIYVHLNRVIKKNDLNMIYITGPGHGGPGLVANTYLEGTYSEIYPDISQDREGLKNLFTQFSFPGGVPSHVAPETPGSIHEGGELGYSIAHAYGAVFDNPDLIACCVVGDGEAETGPLAASWQSNKFLNPVTDGAVLPILHLNGYKIANPTILARISQDELEKYFQGLGYKPYTISGDDPESMHQKMAATLDTVIQDIKDIQAHARETGDTKRPFWPLMILKTPKGWTGPKQADGKQIEGTHRSHQVPLSNMRTDKTHIKQLKEWMKSYRPEELFDENGTFKAELAELAPTGNRRMGANPHTNGGLLLKDLKLPDFRDYAVDFEKPGTTTAEATKVLGAFLRDVVKNNETERNFRVMGPDETASNRLSALFEVTNRVSTAEIKQDDDHIAPHGRVMEVLSEHMCQGWLEGYLLTGRHGFFSCYEAFIHIIDSMFNQHAKWLKVTNHIPWRRPIASLNYLLTSHVWRQDHNGFSHQDPGFIDHVVNKKAEIVRVYLPPDANTLLSVADHCLRSKQYINVIVAGKQPSLQYLSMDEAVKHCTAGIGIWQWASNDQGDEPDVVMACCGDTPTMETLAAVDILRQHFDDLKIRVVNVVDLMTLQPEREHPHGLSDHEFDTLFTTDKPIIFAFHGYPWLIHRLTYRRTNHKNLHVRGYKEEGATTTPFDMVVMNDLDRFHLVRDAIERVPKLSRIGAHVNQNMRDLLIDHKQHTNKYGDDIDQVRNWKWPYSE; the protein is encoded by the coding sequence ATGTCCGATCAACATCCACTGGGGCGAGATGAATTACAAAAAATGAACGCCTACTGGCGTGCCGCCAATTATTTATCCGTGGGACAAATCTATTTACAGGATAATCCGCTCCTTTCCGCCCCCCTCAAGCCGATACATATCAAACCGCGCCTGCTCGGGCACTGGGGCACAACCCCGGGGTTGAACTTTATTTATGTGCACCTGAACCGGGTGATCAAAAAAAATGATCTGAACATGATCTATATCACGGGACCGGGTCACGGCGGTCCCGGACTCGTTGCCAACACCTACCTGGAAGGCACTTATTCCGAGATTTACCCGGATATTTCGCAGGACCGCGAGGGCCTGAAAAACCTGTTTACGCAATTTTCCTTCCCGGGCGGCGTGCCCAGTCACGTGGCTCCGGAGACACCCGGATCAATCCACGAAGGCGGTGAACTGGGATATTCCATTGCGCATGCCTACGGCGCTGTGTTTGACAATCCGGACCTGATTGCCTGCTGCGTGGTCGGTGATGGCGAGGCAGAAACCGGTCCGCTGGCTGCCAGCTGGCAGTCGAATAAATTCCTGAATCCGGTTACAGACGGCGCTGTACTTCCGATCCTGCACTTGAACGGATACAAAATCGCCAATCCCACAATACTGGCGCGCATCAGTCAGGACGAACTGGAAAAATATTTCCAGGGACTGGGGTACAAGCCGTACACAATCAGCGGTGATGATCCCGAGAGCATGCATCAAAAAATGGCGGCAACACTGGATACGGTGATCCAGGATATTAAAGACATCCAGGCGCATGCCCGTGAAACCGGCGATACCAAACGCCCGTTCTGGCCGTTGATGATCCTGAAAACGCCAAAGGGCTGGACCGGTCCCAAGCAAGCGGACGGAAAACAGATCGAAGGCACACACCGCTCACACCAGGTGCCGCTTTCCAATATGAGAACCGATAAAACCCACATCAAGCAGCTAAAGGAATGGATGAAAAGCTACCGGCCGGAGGAGTTGTTTGATGAAAACGGTACCTTTAAAGCGGAACTTGCGGAACTGGCGCCGACCGGCAACCGGCGTATGGGCGCCAATCCGCACACCAACGGCGGATTGCTGCTCAAAGATCTGAAACTTCCGGATTTCAGGGATTATGCCGTCGATTTCGAGAAACCCGGGACCACTACCGCTGAAGCTACAAAAGTTTTAGGCGCTTTTTTACGCGATGTGGTAAAAAACAATGAAACGGAACGCAATTTCCGGGTCATGGGACCGGATGAAACCGCCTCAAATCGTCTCAGCGCCCTGTTTGAGGTAACCAACCGGGTATCTACAGCAGAAATCAAACAGGATGATGACCATATTGCTCCGCACGGCCGGGTGATGGAAGTGCTGAGCGAACACATGTGTCAGGGATGGCTGGAAGGATATCTGCTCACCGGCAGACATGGCTTCTTTTCCTGTTATGAAGCGTTTATTCACATTATCGATTCCATGTTCAATCAGCATGCCAAATGGCTCAAAGTCACCAACCATATTCCCTGGCGGCGGCCGATCGCCTCTCTGAACTATTTATTGACCTCACATGTCTGGCGCCAGGACCATAACGGATTCAGTCATCAGGACCCGGGCTTTATTGATCACGTGGTCAATAAAAAGGCGGAAATTGTACGGGTGTATCTTCCCCCCGATGCCAACACCCTGTTGTCCGTTGCTGATCACTGTCTGAGGAGCAAACAATACATTAATGTCATCGTCGCAGGAAAACAGCCGTCCCTGCAATATCTATCCATGGATGAAGCCGTCAAACATTGTACCGCCGGTATCGGAATCTGGCAGTGGGCCAGCAACGATCAGGGAGATGAACCGGATGTGGTGATGGCATGCTGCGGCGATACCCCGACCATGGAAACCCTGGCCGCCGTGGATATTCTGCGCCAACATTTTGACGATCTGAAAATCCGCGTGGTCAATGTGGTCGATCTGATGACCCTGCAGCCGGAACGGGAACACCCGCACGGGCTTTCGGATCACGAATTTGACACATTGTTCACCACGGATAAACCGATTATTTTTGCCTTTCACGGATATCCCTGGCTGATCCACCGGTTGACATATCGCCGGACCAATCACAAGAACCTGCACGTGCGCGGTTACAAGGAAGAAGGCGCCACCACCACACCGTTTGACATGGTGGTCATGAATGATCTGGACCGGTTTCATCTGGTGCGCGATGCCATTGAACGCGTCCCGAAACTCTCGCGTATCGGCGCGCATGTGAATCAAAACATGCGCGATCTGCTGATCGACCATAAACAGCACACCAACAAATACGGCGATGATATTGATCAGGTTCGCAACTGGAAATGGCCGTATTCAGAATAA
- the rsmA gene encoding 16S rRNA (adenine(1518)-N(6)/adenine(1519)-N(6))-dimethyltransferase RsmA produces MTVELKAKQSLGQNFLTDANVADNIVSAMQLNSTDTVIEIGPGRGMLTRRICPLVHECIALEIDQRLIPGLQRDLADAKNLTILHQDALKYDFSVKGKDGLVVVGNIPYNITSPIFFKALDNRHCISRLIMLIQREVAERFVSAPNSKEYGILAVLSQTFADVELLLRVPPTVFKPRPKVDSALVRWTFTQKYETQLKDPELYRTIVKQAFGQRRKMMRRSLKDRVNDTRNDFDLTRRPEDLSIQEWIDLTNELMQHQNQER; encoded by the coding sequence ATGACGGTTGAGCTAAAGGCCAAACAAAGCCTTGGCCAGAATTTTCTGACAGATGCGAACGTCGCGGATAATATCGTATCCGCTATGCAATTGAACAGCACTGATACGGTGATTGAGATCGGTCCGGGACGCGGCATGCTGACCCGCCGTATCTGTCCATTGGTACATGAATGCATTGCCCTAGAAATTGACCAGCGCCTCATTCCCGGTCTGCAACGCGACCTGGCCGATGCAAAGAACCTCACAATTTTGCACCAGGACGCATTAAAATACGACTTTTCGGTCAAGGGCAAAGACGGACTTGTGGTTGTCGGAAATATTCCCTACAATATCACCAGTCCGATTTTTTTCAAGGCTCTGGACAATCGGCATTGCATCAGCCGATTGATTATGCTTATTCAAAGAGAAGTGGCGGAACGTTTCGTATCCGCTCCCAACAGCAAAGAATACGGCATTCTCGCCGTGTTGTCCCAGACATTTGCGGATGTTGAGCTTTTATTGCGAGTGCCGCCCACGGTTTTCAAACCGCGGCCCAAAGTGGACTCTGCATTGGTTCGCTGGACATTTACACAAAAATACGAAACACAGCTCAAAGATCCGGAGCTGTATCGGACCATTGTCAAACAGGCATTCGGACAGCGGCGAAAAATGATGCGGCGTTCGTTAAAAGACAGGGTCAATGATACCCGTAATGATTTTGATTTGACCCGGAGACCGGAAGATCTGTCCATTCAGGAATGGATTGATTTAACCAATGAACTGATGCAACACCAAAATCAGGAGAGATAG
- a CDS encoding homoserine O-acetyltransferase — protein MNTNSVGIVKPQSYTCAEPPDAMRLESGETLGPVTLAYETYGSLNKQKDNAILITHALSGDAHAAGRHHEHDRKPGWWDFMIGPGRAMDTDKYFIICSNVIGGCQGSTGPSSVNPRTGQHYNLDFPVITIRDMVKAQTFLIDHLGIERLRCAIGGSMGGMQVLEWGIAYPDRVAGLIPMATTSRLNAQGIAFDEVGRQAIYADPNWRSGNYLNHQVIPREGLSVARMLAHITYLSEASMHEKFGRRLREKERYGYDFSTDFEVESYLRYQGQSFTQRFDANSYLYITKAIDYFDLIQDHGSLENAFRHITAKMLVVSFSSDWLFPTSQAKDIVRALKLNRKHVSFCEIDSPYGHDSFLLPHKNMEKMLADFIYEI, from the coding sequence ATGAACACAAACTCTGTGGGAATTGTCAAACCCCAATCGTACACATGTGCCGAACCGCCGGATGCCATGCGGCTGGAAAGCGGCGAAACACTGGGTCCTGTGACTCTGGCCTATGAAACGTACGGGTCTTTGAACAAACAAAAAGACAATGCCATTCTTATCACGCACGCGCTTTCCGGCGACGCGCATGCCGCAGGCCGGCATCATGAACATGACCGCAAACCCGGCTGGTGGGATTTTATGATCGGTCCCGGCCGGGCTATGGACACGGACAAATATTTCATCATCTGCTCCAACGTCATCGGCGGCTGCCAGGGCTCCACCGGGCCGTCTTCTGTGAATCCCCGTACCGGACAGCATTATAACCTGGATTTTCCGGTCATCACAATCCGCGATATGGTCAAAGCCCAGACGTTTCTCATTGATCACCTCGGCATTGAACGTCTGCGCTGCGCGATCGGCGGGTCTATGGGCGGTATGCAGGTGCTGGAATGGGGCATTGCTTATCCGGACCGGGTGGCCGGACTCATCCCCATGGCCACCACATCCCGACTCAATGCCCAGGGCATTGCATTTGATGAAGTGGGCCGGCAGGCGATTTACGCCGATCCAAACTGGCGCTCGGGCAATTACCTGAATCACCAGGTGATCCCGCGGGAAGGCCTGTCTGTCGCGCGTATGCTGGCGCACATCACCTATCTCAGCGAAGCCTCGATGCACGAAAAATTCGGGCGCAGACTGCGGGAAAAAGAACGCTACGGATATGACTTTTCCACCGACTTTGAAGTTGAAAGCTATCTGCGGTATCAGGGACAAAGTTTTACCCAGAGATTCGACGCCAATTCTTATCTCTATATCACCAAGGCAATCGATTACTTTGATCTGATCCAGGACCATGGTTCACTGGAAAATGCGTTCAGACATATTACGGCAAAAATGCTGGTGGTTTCGTTCTCGTCAGACTGGCTGTTCCCCACCTCTCAAGCCAAGGATATTGTCCGCGCATTGAAACTGAACCGAAAACACGTCAGTTTTTGTGAGATTGATTCGCCCTATGGTCATGATTCTTTTCTGTTACCCCATAAAAACATGGAAAAAATGCTGGCAGACTTTATATATGAAATATAA